From Haloglomus litoreum, the proteins below share one genomic window:
- a CDS encoding DUF7511 domain-containing protein yields the protein MSTQERSPEPGPDDGRITLRSCIVERDDGPDECTLFPHSVDTTDERMSAWISARGDAFVDCRTML from the coding sequence ATGAGTACGCAGGAACGCTCCCCGGAGCCGGGGCCAGACGACGGGAGAATCACGCTTCGGAGCTGCATCGTCGAGCGGGACGACGGTCCGGACGAGTGTACGCTGTTCCCCCACTCCGTGGACACCACGGACGAGCGGATGTCGGCCTGGATCTCGGCGCGAGGGGACGCGTTCGTGGACTGTCGGACGATGCTGTAG
- a CDS encoding HalOD1 output domain-containing protein — MIRYDEGSRNEQVSEAIRTNWRDYTYPTTAVIERVAAATNRKETSLPSLHESIDTDALDTLLTGDEKGDSPVEVTFSYLGLSVTVRSDRTMVLHPEQ; from the coding sequence ATGATTCGATACGACGAGGGTAGCAGGAACGAGCAGGTGAGCGAGGCCATCCGGACGAACTGGCGCGACTACACCTACCCCACGACGGCAGTCATCGAGCGGGTCGCGGCCGCGACGAACCGGAAGGAGACCTCCCTCCCGTCGCTGCACGAGTCCATCGACACCGACGCGCTGGACACGCTCCTCACCGGGGACGAGAAGGGGGACAGCCCGGTCGAGGTGACGTTCTCCTACCTCGGCCTGTCGGTCACCGTGCGGTCCGACCGGACGATGGTCCTCCACCCCGAGCAGTGA
- a CDS encoding DUF1616 domain-containing protein, with protein sequence MQSLRHPPGDLLAATVLTAVAAGIVLAVPPQSAGLRLLSGTVLLVFLPGYALVAAAFPGWRAVPVGGVGTHGDDRRRASIRELAERLALSVGAGVAVVPLLALALDVLGIGLGLVPAVVGLSTVVLVGLALAVARRWALPAPDRFRAGIWAWLGTLRPSASESRASVALNVLLALSVVAALASLGGALAFPIDGERYTDFALRTEGADGGLVAGGYPEELALGANETLIATVENHERARANYTVVVQLQRVRRDGDGIRVIERRELTRATQSLAPGERWRHEHTIRAEGTDMAGPNRRLTYLLYRESAPTEPRVSTAYRSLRLWVDVVG encoded by the coding sequence ATGCAGTCCCTCCGACACCCACCCGGTGACCTGCTTGCGGCGACCGTTCTCACGGCGGTCGCTGCCGGAATCGTACTCGCGGTCCCACCCCAGTCCGCCGGCCTCAGACTCCTCTCGGGCACCGTCCTGCTCGTGTTCCTGCCCGGGTACGCGCTCGTCGCGGCCGCGTTCCCCGGGTGGCGCGCCGTGCCGGTCGGCGGGGTCGGAACCCACGGGGACGACCGGAGACGGGCGTCCATCCGTGAGCTCGCCGAACGGCTCGCCCTCTCGGTCGGGGCCGGCGTGGCGGTGGTGCCGCTGCTCGCGCTCGCGCTCGACGTGCTCGGTATCGGGCTCGGGCTGGTCCCTGCGGTCGTCGGCCTCTCGACCGTCGTCCTGGTGGGGCTCGCGCTCGCCGTCGCCAGGCGCTGGGCGCTCCCGGCCCCGGACCGATTCCGGGCGGGGATCTGGGCCTGGCTCGGGACGCTTCGTCCGTCGGCGTCGGAGTCACGGGCCTCGGTCGCACTGAACGTGCTGCTGGCCCTCTCGGTCGTCGCGGCCCTCGCGAGCCTCGGTGGCGCCCTCGCGTTCCCCATCGACGGCGAGCGCTACACCGACTTCGCCCTCAGGACCGAGGGGGCGGACGGTGGACTGGTCGCCGGCGGCTATCCCGAGGAGCTCGCCCTCGGCGCGAACGAGACCCTGATCGCCACGGTCGAGAACCACGAACGCGCCCGGGCGAACTACACGGTGGTCGTCCAGCTCCAGCGCGTCCGCCGCGACGGCGACGGGATCCGGGTGATCGAGCGGCGGGAGCTCACCCGGGCCACGCAGTCGCTGGCCCCGGGCGAGCGCTGGCGCCACGAACACACCATCCGCGCCGAGGGGACGGACATGGCCGGGCCCAACCGCCGGCTGACGTACCTGCTCTACCGGGAGTCGGCGCCGACGGAGCCGCGGGTCAGCACAGCGTACCGGTCCCTCCGGCTCTGGGTCGATGTCGTCGGCTGA
- a CDS encoding phosphoribosyltransferase family protein, with the protein MLDPDPEAEQPYRRSRWRGPCFRDRADAGRRLAAAIPPERVRPDVVVAPSRSSVPVARAVADEFGVSLEVIIVRCISPPGDATMPIAAVTEDGTEWLDEARAPRFTAAAEYLRRELARERRAARQEAVRVRGDRDSMDPAGRSVLVVTDGIDYPASVAAVIRQLRAGGAREVTVGTPVVAPDCRDEVRALADDLYPVVEPALFVTLEQFYGARDEGSGPVVAPAAQEPVRPR; encoded by the coding sequence ATGCTGGACCCGGACCCGGAAGCGGAGCAGCCGTACAGGCGGTCTCGATGGCGGGGGCCGTGTTTCCGAGACCGAGCGGACGCTGGGAGGAGACTGGCAGCCGCCATCCCACCCGAACGAGTCCGTCCGGACGTGGTCGTGGCGCCCTCCCGGTCGAGCGTCCCGGTCGCCAGGGCGGTCGCGGACGAGTTCGGTGTCTCGCTGGAGGTCATCATCGTCCGGTGTATCTCCCCCCCAGGGGACGCGACGATGCCGATCGCAGCGGTGACCGAGGACGGGACCGAGTGGCTCGACGAGGCTCGCGCCCCGCGGTTCACGGCCGCCGCCGAGTACCTCCGGCGGGAGCTCGCCCGTGAGCGACGCGCCGCCCGGCAGGAGGCCGTCCGGGTCAGAGGGGACCGCGACTCGATGGACCCGGCGGGACGCTCCGTGCTCGTCGTAACCGACGGTATCGACTACCCGGCGTCGGTCGCCGCGGTCATCCGGCAGCTGCGGGCGGGCGGTGCTCGCGAGGTGACGGTCGGGACTCCCGTCGTGGCACCCGACTGCCGTGATGAGGTCCGCGCACTCGCCGACGACCTGTATCCCGTCGTGGAGCCCGCGCTGTTCGTCACGCTGGAACAGTTCTACGGCGCGCGCGACGAGGGGTCCGGACCCGTGGTCGCCCCGGCAGCCCAAGAGCCCGTCCGTCCCCGGTGA
- a CDS encoding universal stress protein: MHIHVATYDSSSDLEGLEFALDVASVTGGDLRVVHVLRPPDDADTTGRDAPARDSDPAAPEAGPPDTSRPNQAGATDDSGSGLRMVPARDRDAVAASERILSDASRLATDSGIPVETELLFGDPVEAIVSFATADEASLIVVERPRASRRDDARGIADEVMRRAPMPVVVVPA, from the coding sequence ATGCACATCCACGTCGCCACGTACGACAGCAGCTCCGATCTCGAGGGGCTCGAGTTCGCCCTCGATGTCGCGTCGGTCACCGGTGGGGACCTCAGGGTCGTCCACGTCCTGCGACCCCCCGACGACGCGGACACCACGGGTCGGGACGCACCCGCCAGGGATTCCGACCCGGCGGCGCCGGAGGCGGGGCCGCCCGATACGAGCCGCCCGAACCAGGCCGGGGCCACGGACGACAGCGGCTCCGGGCTGCGGATGGTCCCGGCCCGGGACCGTGACGCCGTGGCCGCGAGCGAGCGGATCCTCTCCGACGCGAGCCGGCTGGCCACCGACAGCGGTATCCCGGTCGAGACGGAGCTCCTCTTCGGTGACCCCGTCGAGGCCATCGTCTCGTTCGCGACTGCCGACGAGGCCAGCCTCATCGTCGTGGAACGACCGCGAGCGAGCAGACGGGACGATGCCCGCGGGATCGCGGACGAGGTCATGCGACGGGCCCCGATGCCGGTCGTGGTGGTCCCCGCCTGA
- a CDS encoding HTH domain-containing protein, whose product MRPQPEGHQGEPSTVELWVRSLGHPSVFQAQRDLSDRLHRLEASDIVDQAEVEVWGREVVLSGATARTEPGRRFMNRLGRFREWAERNDATLEPCFEFSTTSSEFTGEEYTVVDLPVCALAEFDGDELVHVAPCTVGERVRTVEDRLSRLESGYDLDGPLEADHPEDVIDQLVPGTASGGRQ is encoded by the coding sequence ATGAGACCCCAGCCGGAGGGCCATCAGGGGGAACCGTCGACCGTCGAACTGTGGGTCCGCTCGCTCGGCCACCCATCCGTCTTCCAGGCCCAGCGCGACCTCTCGGATCGTCTCCACAGGCTCGAGGCCAGCGACATCGTGGACCAGGCGGAGGTGGAGGTGTGGGGCCGGGAGGTCGTCCTCTCGGGGGCCACGGCCAGGACCGAGCCCGGTCGCCGGTTCATGAACCGGCTCGGCCGCTTCCGGGAGTGGGCCGAGCGGAACGACGCGACACTCGAGCCGTGCTTCGAGTTCTCCACCACCTCCTCGGAGTTCACCGGCGAGGAGTACACGGTGGTCGACCTGCCGGTCTGCGCGCTCGCGGAGTTCGACGGGGACGAACTGGTTCACGTCGCCCCCTGCACCGTCGGGGAGCGGGTCCGAACCGTCGAGGACCGGCTGAGCAGGCTCGAATCCGGATACGATCTGGATGGGCCCCTCGAGGCCGACCACCCCGAGGACGTCATCGACCAGCTCGTACCGGGGACGGCCTCCGGTGGACGGCAGTAG
- a CDS encoding Gfo/Idh/MocA family protein, producing the protein MADPVLRAGVLGVGTMGRHHARIYRELPGAELVGVGDADETRAASVADEYGTEPMAQADLLADVDVVSIAVPTRFHDDLVEAAIDRGVHVLVEKPFVEDPLRGRDLIRRARERGVTLAVGHVERYNPAVRALDEIVPELDIIAIETNRLGPPLDRDIHEDVVLDLMIHDIDVILSLLDAKLTDLSARGTQDGQYVTATLEFGDGTVASLTASRVTQEKIRTLSITARECKVNVDYGDRTVDIHRHSLPEYVVSDGDVRYRHESIVERPTVDNGEPLKAELESFLAAVRDGTRPLVDGEAGLRALELARTISATAAGEPTSEGPQ; encoded by the coding sequence ATGGCTGACCCGGTGCTCCGGGCCGGGGTACTGGGCGTCGGCACCATGGGCCGACATCACGCCCGTATCTACCGGGAGCTGCCCGGCGCCGAGCTGGTGGGCGTAGGCGACGCCGACGAGACCCGGGCCGCGTCCGTCGCGGACGAGTACGGGACCGAGCCGATGGCCCAGGCCGACCTGCTGGCCGACGTCGACGTGGTGTCCATCGCGGTCCCGACCCGCTTCCACGACGACCTCGTCGAGGCTGCCATCGACCGTGGCGTCCACGTCCTCGTCGAGAAGCCGTTCGTCGAGGACCCCCTGCGGGGGCGCGACCTGATCCGCCGGGCCCGCGAGCGCGGGGTGACGCTCGCGGTCGGCCACGTCGAACGGTACAACCCCGCCGTCCGGGCGCTCGACGAAATCGTCCCCGAACTCGATATCATCGCCATCGAGACCAACCGGCTCGGCCCACCGCTGGACCGGGACATCCACGAGGACGTGGTGCTGGACCTGATGATCCACGACATCGACGTGATCCTGTCGCTTCTCGACGCCAAGCTGACGGACCTGTCGGCCCGCGGGACCCAGGATGGGCAGTACGTTACCGCCACGCTGGAGTTCGGCGACGGGACCGTCGCGAGCCTGACCGCGAGCCGGGTCACCCAGGAGAAGATCCGCACGCTGTCGATCACCGCCCGCGAGTGCAAGGTCAACGTGGACTACGGCGACCGGACCGTGGACATCCACCGCCACTCCCTCCCGGAGTACGTCGTCTCTGACGGCGACGTGCGGTACCGCCACGAGAGCATCGTCGAGCGGCCGACCGTCGACAACGGCGAGCCGCTGAAGGCCGAACTGGAGTCGTTCCTCGCGGCGGTGCGTGACGGGACCCGGCCGCTGGTCGACGGCGAGGCTGGCCTCCGGGCGCTGGAACTGGCCCGGACGATCAGTGCCACGGCTGCAGGTGAGCCGACCTCGGAGGGGCCACAATGA
- a CDS encoding universal stress protein: MPAILLATDGSEDAHRAAEYAIELARERDAVLHVLCVVDRRTLDEPALGSEELATILVEDSCRTAIETIRDMASRAGVAMEWRSEHGLPHQSIHEHARDIDADQIVVGHHGSQGEHLGGVRRRLIELTDREVVIPPAFESDTQ, encoded by the coding sequence ATGCCCGCGATACTGCTTGCCACGGATGGGAGCGAGGACGCCCACCGGGCAGCCGAGTACGCCATCGAGCTGGCACGGGAGCGCGATGCGGTGCTCCACGTGCTCTGTGTGGTCGACCGGCGGACACTGGACGAGCCGGCGCTGGGCTCCGAGGAACTGGCGACCATCCTGGTCGAGGACAGCTGCCGGACGGCCATCGAGACGATCAGGGACATGGCCAGCCGGGCGGGGGTCGCGATGGAGTGGCGCTCGGAGCACGGCCTCCCGCACCAGTCGATCCACGAACACGCCCGCGACATCGACGCCGACCAGATCGTGGTCGGCCATCACGGGAGCCAGGGGGAGCATCTCGGTGGGGTACGCCGCCGACTGATCGAGCTGACCGACCGGGAGGTGGTGATCCCACCTGCCTTCGAGAGCGACACACAGTGA
- a CDS encoding acyltransferase → MVLGGEQAGSGGDVIIGDGATIRSGSIIYGDVRAGDDLSTGHNVLIREGTRIGDDVLVGTDTVIDGDTRIGSDVSLQTGVYIPKGTTVGDRVFMGPRATLTNDPYPLRTAADLDGPTLYADVSIGANATLLPGVTIGRGAFVAAGAVVTEDVPAETLAVGSPARHQPLPSELEGSNQP, encoded by the coding sequence GTGGTACTGGGCGGTGAACAGGCGGGCAGCGGGGGAGACGTCATCATCGGTGACGGCGCGACCATCAGGTCCGGCTCGATCATCTACGGTGATGTCCGGGCCGGGGACGACCTCTCGACGGGCCACAACGTCCTCATCCGCGAGGGCACCCGCATCGGCGACGACGTGCTCGTCGGAACCGACACCGTCATCGACGGTGACACCCGCATCGGGAGCGACGTCAGCCTCCAGACCGGCGTGTACATCCCGAAGGGGACGACGGTCGGGGATCGGGTGTTCATGGGCCCACGGGCGACGCTGACGAACGACCCCTACCCCCTGCGGACGGCAGCCGACCTCGATGGACCGACCCTCTACGCGGACGTCTCCATCGGCGCGAACGCGACGCTCCTCCCCGGTGTCACCATCGGCCGGGGGGCGTTCGTCGCTGCGGGTGCCGTGGTCACGGAGGACGTCCCGGCGGAGACGCTCGCCGTCGGGTCACCGGCCCGCCACCAGCCGCTCCCATCGGAACTCGAGGGGTCGAACCAGCCATGA
- a CDS encoding carboxymuconolactone decarboxylase family protein, with protein MVSQDTRKELEESLGRVPSFVEALAPAAADHSWGIMRDLELGETELSHREKALVAIGAASAMQCQYCIHFHREEARLHGVSDDEVGEAANVAATVRYFSSVLHGAEMDLDEFEAETAAIMDHVRTHQQPADD; from the coding sequence ATGGTCTCACAGGATACACGCAAGGAACTGGAGGAATCACTCGGTCGGGTCCCGAGCTTCGTGGAGGCGCTGGCGCCGGCCGCCGCCGACCACAGCTGGGGCATCATGCGGGACCTCGAACTGGGCGAGACGGAGCTCTCGCACCGGGAGAAGGCGCTCGTCGCTATCGGGGCCGCCTCGGCCATGCAGTGTCAGTACTGCATCCACTTCCACCGCGAGGAGGCGCGGCTCCACGGGGTCTCGGACGACGAGGTCGGCGAGGCCGCGAACGTCGCCGCCACGGTCCGGTACTTCTCGTCGGTGCTTCACGGCGCGGAGATGGATCTGGACGAGTTCGAGGCCGAGACGGCCGCCATCATGGACCACGTGCGGACCCACCAGCAGCCAGCCGACGACTGA
- a CDS encoding DegT/DnrJ/EryC1/StrS family aminotransferase translates to MSQPATEERIPLAAPDLGTSARRNAGNVLSSGQLAEGPQVAAFESAFADFCGTDHAVATSNGTTALHTALEALGLGAGDTVLTTPFSFVATANAIRFAGATPAFADVDPTTLNLDPTAAERRLREGDVDAMIVVHLYGLPAEMDRFAALAQRYDVALIEDCAQAHGATFDGKHVGAIGDAGCFSFYPTKNMTTGEGGMVVTDRESVAERARRFIDHGRTGRYEHAELGHNFRMTDMAAAIGRAQLDRLPSFVATRRRNADRLDDGLDPTPLALPVPVDGARHAYNQYTVRARRIDRDDLRAALDDAGIDTGIYYPTPIHQQPAYAGHRESYPISERAATEVLSLPVHPGLSDADVDRIVAAVREVTRDA, encoded by the coding sequence ATGAGCCAGCCAGCGACCGAGGAGCGGATCCCCCTGGCGGCGCCGGATCTCGGGACATCGGCCCGCCGCAACGCGGGGAACGTGCTTTCGAGCGGGCAGCTCGCGGAGGGGCCGCAGGTGGCGGCGTTCGAGTCGGCCTTCGCCGACTTCTGTGGCACCGACCACGCCGTCGCGACCAGCAACGGGACCACGGCGCTCCACACCGCGCTCGAGGCGCTCGGGCTCGGCGCGGGAGACACGGTCCTGACGACGCCGTTCTCCTTCGTCGCGACCGCCAACGCCATCCGGTTCGCGGGCGCCACGCCGGCCTTCGCGGACGTGGACCCGACGACGCTGAACCTGGACCCGACGGCCGCCGAGCGTCGACTGCGCGAGGGGGACGTGGACGCCATGATCGTGGTCCACCTGTACGGGCTCCCGGCGGAGATGGACCGGTTCGCCGCGCTCGCCCAGCGGTACGACGTCGCCCTGATCGAGGACTGTGCGCAGGCACACGGCGCGACCTTCGACGGCAAGCATGTCGGTGCCATCGGGGACGCCGGCTGTTTCTCCTTCTACCCCACGAAGAACATGACGACCGGCGAGGGCGGGATGGTCGTCACGGACCGCGAGTCGGTCGCCGAGCGCGCCCGCCGGTTCATCGACCACGGCCGGACGGGGCGGTACGAGCACGCCGAGCTGGGCCACAACTTCCGGATGACGGACATGGCGGCGGCCATCGGCCGCGCACAGCTCGACCGCCTGCCGTCGTTCGTCGCCACCAGACGCCGGAACGCCGACAGACTCGACGATGGCCTCGACCCGACGCCGCTGGCGCTCCCGGTCCCCGTCGACGGCGCCAGGCACGCGTACAACCAGTACACCGTTCGGGCACGGCGCATCGATCGGGACGACCTCCGGGCGGCGCTGGACGATGCGGGCATCGACACGGGCATCTACTACCCGACGCCCATCCACCAGCAGCCGGCCTACGCCGGGCATCGGGAGTCCTACCCGATCTCCGAGCGGGCCGCGACGGAGGTACTGTCGCTCCCGGTCCACCCCGGGCTCAGCGACGCCGACGTCGACCGCATCGTGGCGGCCGTCCGCGAGGTGACACGTGATGCGTGA